Below is a genomic region from Candidatus Paceibacterota bacterium.
TGCACGGAAGGGTTATTGGTCAGTCCGATGCCGTGAAGGCTGTCGCTTCCGCGATCAGGAGGGTTCGTGTCGGGATAAAGCAGGAGAACCGGCCGATCGGAACATTCTTATTTCTTGGCCCGACGGGAGTTGGAAAAACCGAGCTTGCCAAAGCTCTTGCTGAAGCATATTATGGCGATGACAGTGCGATGATCAGGCTGGACATGAGCGAATATCAGACTGTGGGAAGTGTTGAGAAGCTCATAGGATCGTCTTCCGATCTGACGGAAGCGAGTTCCGGAGGTATTCTGACCGAGGCCGTGAAAAGAAAACCTTTCTCGCTGATATTGCTGGATGAGCTTGAAAAAGCCGATAAGAACGTGCTTAATCTTTTCCTGCAGGTGTTCGACGACGGAAGGCTGACCGATAATCTTGGCAGAACGGTGGATTTCACGAACTCTATAATAATCGCCACATCCAATGCCGGTTCAAAGGTTATAAGCAAGATCGTGGTTGATGAGGGAAGCAGCAATGAAAGGATGCTGCAGATGCTCGAACCGTATCTCCTGCAGTACTTTGCTCCGGAATTTCTGAATCGTTTTACGGCCAGGATAATCTTCAGATCTCTTTCAAGGGAAGATGTCGTATTTATCACGAAGCTTCAGCTTGACGGTCTGGCAAAGAGGCTGGAGAAGGCGCAAGGGATAAAATTCATTGCGTCCCTCGAAGCCATTGCGAAACTATCCACTGCGGGATATAGTCCCGAATATGGAGCAAGGTTCCTGCAGAGAACCATACAGGAAAAAGTGGAAAATCTTATTGCGGTGAAATTTCTGAAAGGAGAGATCAGAAGGGGGGACGTGTTTGAGATCAAGGAGCAGGATGTCTAATAAAATTTAATACATAAAAATATGGGTGAAACAATGGGTGTAACAAGAGCGAAAACAAAAGGAGGCGAAGGGATGGTCGAACTTATGCTTGTTTTGACCATGCCTGTCTGGCTTCCGATCCAGGCCATACAGATCATGTATAAGCAAATGCAAGAAGAAGCAAAAAAGAAAAGGGACAGGGAAGGGGAGTAGGGAGAATAATTTCAGATATCAAATTCTAGATTTCAAAAAAATCCCATACTTTATTTTCAACAGCATCGCAATTATTTAAATAGCTAACAATTAATGAAAAACAATGGGCAGAAGGCAAAAGCTTAAGAAGGAAAGAAAAATGGAGGAAGTCAATCAGATGATAGAAAAAAAACGGAAGAGGAATAGAGTGATTAAAACGTTAATATTAGCGGCTCTGGTATTTTTTTCCGGATACCAGGTTATGATCGCTCTTGGCAAGAATAAAAACAATTTTGAAAATAAACCAACGAGCGGTATAGATGAAAATACGGAATCGAAGGAGGATAAGATCGATCAGCCGAATGCCGCAGATGAGGGGGTAAAGTATGAAGAAATAGTTATCGGCGAAGATGAAAATATACCCGATAAGATTGCGGTAATCGAAACTAAAAAGGGAAAGATAAGATTGGAATTGTTCTCAAAAGATGCGCCGAAGACTGTGGATAACTTTGTGAAATTGGCGGATTCAAAATTCTATGATGGGACAAAGTTCCATAGAGTGTTCTCTGATTTTATGATCCAGGGAGGGGATCCGCTGAGCAAGGATAATGATCCTGCGAACGACGGGACCGGCGGTCCGGGATATAAATTCGAGGACGAAATAAATCCATGGAGTTTGGGGCTTAGTGAGGAAGTTATAAAGGCCAATGAAGCTCTTGGGTATGGATATGACAAAAATTTACAATCCCACAAAGTTGATGTCGGTTCTCTTGCTATGGCAAATGCCGGTCCGAATACGAACGGAAGCCAATTCTTCATCGTTACTGAGAAAGCCCAGCCCCATCTTGATGGAAGGCATACTGTCTTTGGAAGGGTTATCGAAGGAATGGATATAGCAAGAGGTATAAAACAGGGGGATGTGATGAATAGAATTTATATAGAAAAGTAAAAATTCCAAAAGATGATGGTTGTTAAGAAGATATAATTTTATCGTTTATGTCGAAGCAAATATTGGTTTTTGGAGATAGTGTCGCATATGGAGCGTGGGACGAGGCGGGCGGGTGGGTTGAAAGATTGAAGTGTAAAATAAACAGAAAAGTGATCTCTTCTGATCTTGAATTCTATTGCGATGTTTATAATTTAAGCATAGATGGCGATCACACCGGAAATTTGCTGAAAAGATTTGAATTTGAAGTTCAACAGAGAACAATAGAGGAGGAGACGATCATTATTTTCGCTATCGGCATAAATGATTCTTGCTTTATTAAAAGTAGGAATGCCTTTTTGACGCCGAGCGGCAGATTCCGGGAAAATATTGAAAAATTGATCGGACTTTCCGGTCTGTATGATTCAAAGGTCATATTTTTGGGATTCACGCCGGTTGATGAATCAAAAGTCGATCCGGTGCCATTGAGCAGGATCGGGGCGAGTTATAAGAATGAATATATAAAAAAATATGACAATATTCTGAGGTCTGTCTGTCTGGAGAAGAATACGGATTTTATCGGAATTTATGACGAGTTCTGTCGGACGGAATGCAAAAAATTCCTTTTTGACGGATTGCATCCGAATTCCGGGGGGCATGAAAAGATATATGATATTGTGAATGGGTATCTGGAGAGGAAAAAGATCGTTTAATTAAAATATGCGAATATGACTTTATATGTATTTCTTGTGGTGTGGATATATATAGTGCTATTTTACTTTGTCATTAAGGCTTTTCCCGCAATGATAGCAGTGGGGCCGATACCTTCGCAAAGAAAAGGCATTGATATGGCTCTGGGGCTTGCCCAAATAAAAAAAGGAGAAAGATTCTATGATCTCGGATGTGGTGACGGAAGAGTTCTTGTCGAGGCCGTGAGGAAATATGGTTGCATCGGGATAGGATATGAACTTGTTTATCCTGTCATGCTTTATGCAAAGCTCAGAGCGAAGATCGCCGGAGTCGGAGGAAAAACGGAATTCAGATGCGAAAATCTGTTCAGCTCGGATCTCGAGAATGCCGATGTCATTTTCTGTTTTCTTACTCCCGAACTTATGGAGAAGATAGGCGTGTATATAAAACAAAAGAAACTGAAAAGCGGAGCAAGGATCGTTTCTTATGCGTTTGCCATGAAAAATTATGAACCTGAAAAGAAGATAGAGCACACAAGGGATAATTGGAATATATACCTTTATAGGCCAGACATAAAATAAGTTACGTTTTATTTTGTTCGGGAGGGAAATGAAAGACTGAGTAAATAAGTCGTCATAATTCTCAATTATCAATGATCAATTATCAATTAATGTTCAATATTTTAATTTCCAAACCAACTTGCAGGTGTTTGAAAATTGATAAATTTAGAATTGATTGAAAATTGAGAATTGAAAATTGTAAATTCTCGCTTGCTTGATTTCAGATGTCCTGTTTTAAGCTAATGATACAAAAATGTTTTTCTCAAATAAATAATTACTATGTTCGATAAAAATTATATCTATGCCATAACGACGCTTGTCGGCACGACTATTGGAGCGGGTATTTTTGGCTTGCCTTATTCGGCGCGGATAGCCGGATTTATTCCAGCTGCCATTCTTCTCCTGGTTTTGGGGTTTATTACGATTGTTATTAATCTCATGTATGCCGAAGTGACGCTCCGGACGAAGAAAAATCTGCGGCTGGTCGGATATTGCGGGAAATATATCGGCAAAAAAGGCAGAACCTTTTCTTCGATCATAGTTCTTTTTTCTCTGTATTCCAATATTCTGGTCTATATCATCATCGGAGGGGTATTCCTCAATTCGATCTTGTCGCCGTTCTTCGGGGGTAATGATTTTACTTATGGGGTCGTGGTTTTCGCCATTATGTCGATCTTTATATATATGAACCTGAAGTTTCTTGAGATCGCGGAATTTCTCTCCGTTATTCTGATCCTTTCCACGATCTTTGGAATAATTTTTAAAACGATCCCTCATATCGATCCGGTAAACTATTATTCATATAATGTTTCGGAATCATTCTTTCCGTTCGGCGTGATCCTTTTTGCTATGGGCGCGCTTTCTGCCATCCCTCAAATGGAGCACATGATAAAGACCGGGCAGAAAAGGATAAAAAGCGCCATTATTGCGGGGACCTTGATACCGATCGCAATATATTTGATATTCATGGCGGCGGTCTTCGGAGCGACAGGAGAAAATACCACCAAAGACTCGCTTCAGGGACTTTTCCTGCTCATGGGAAACAGTGTTGTGATGCTCGGAAATATTTTTGCGGTTTTTGCGATCGTATCCTCATATCTGGTTATCGGAGTAGATCTGAAAGAGACGCTGCAGTTAGATTTTCGTTTAGGGAACGGCAAGGCATGGTTTTTGGCATGTTTTATTCCGTTCATTCCCTTTGTTCTGGGGCTGAGAGATTTCATAACAGTTGTGAACGTCGCAGGAAGCATATCCGGAGGGCTCACCGGCATTCTGATCGTAATATTATTCTATGCCGCAAAAAAGAAAGGAGATTCCAAGCCGCCTTATGTGATCAAGATACCGCGTTTTGCATCTTTTCTTATAATCCTGGTATTCATTTTGGGTATTGCCTCCCAGTTTGCCTATAAGACTTGGTAACTTTATAGATATGATCCCTAAAATCGATTATGAAAAACTATTGAAATACTGGCTTCCCGTTTTTTTGTGGTGTTCCGTGATCTATTATCTCTCTTCGATCCCGGACCTGAAATCGGATCTTCCGAATCGGTGGGATTTTATACTGAGGAAGATATCTCATATGATGGAGTATGGCATTTTGGTTTTTCTTGCATTCAGAACATTCAGGCAAAATATGGGTTTTCGGAGGTCTTTGGCATGCGCGGTCGTTTTTTCTCTCACTTATGCGCTAACCGATGAATATCATCAGACTTTCGTGGGCGGAAGATCGGGAAGCTTCAATGATGTTTTTATTGATAGTTTAGGCATTTTTATGTCAGTTTTCTTAATTGACAAAAAGCTTATAAATGTTAGCATAAAAAAAGAGCAAGACCGCTGAGAAAGGTTTTAATTTTTATTTATTTTCTATGGAAAATCCGTTCGTTGTTATGGATGTGATAAGGGTTTTTGGAATTCTTGCCATTTCGTTTATCGTCGCCATGGCGCTCACTCCGGTTCTGACCCATTTTCTCTATAAATATAAAATTGGAAAACAGATCAGGGCCGAGGGAGACACGCCCATATTCACGGAGCTTCACAAAAAAAAGGCGGGAACGCCTACAATGGGAGGACTGTTGATCTGGATCGTTGTTGCCGCAATTGCAATAATATTTTGGGCGGCATTGTCTGCAACCGGAGATCCGATCCTGGAGCAGATCAATTTTCTGGATAGAAAGCAGACCTATCTTCCCTTGGGCATAATGGTCCTTGCTGGTCTTGTGGGGGCGCTGGATGATATAATGGGAGTGCTGAAGATAGGACCGAAGGGCGGAGGGTTGGGGATCAAGGATAGAATATTGCTCTACACTTTTGTCGCAGTCGTGGGGGCTTATTGGTTTTATTTCAAACTTGGCTGGGATACTATACACATTCCGGCGATCGGAGATTTTTTTATCGGTTTTTGGTATTTTCCCTTGTTTGTGTTTGTTATTGTTGCAACTTCTTTTTCAATGAATGAAACTGACGGACTTGATGGTCTTGCCGGAGGAGTGATCCTTCCTGCATTCGGAGCTCTTTCTGCGATAGCTTTTTCTCAGGGCAAGGTCGAGCTGGCAATGTTCTGCGCGGCTATTATCGGAACACTTCTTGCCTTTTTGTGGTTTAATGTCCATCCCGCAAGGTTCTATATGGGAGATACGGGTTCAATGGCTCTTGGCGTTACTCTTGGAACAATTGCCATGCTGACTGATTCATTTCTTATTTTGCCGCTGATATGCTTTATCCTGGTCATGGAGTCGGTCTCGGTAATAATACAATTAGCATCAAAAAAGATCAGAAAGAAAAAAGTTTTTTTGAGCGCTCCCATACATCATCATTTCGAAGCTCTCGGATGGCCCGAATGCAAAGTTACAATGAGGTTCTGGATAATCGCTTGGGTTATGTCGGCAATTGGCCTTGTTGTTGGATTATTAGGCATGGGAAAGTGATTTAAAATAAAAATGAAAATATAAAAAATAAAGATGACAGATTAAAATTAATAAATTTATTAAACAATCAATGACCAGGAAACAATCACCAAACAAAGGAAATAAATAGATTCTGATTATTGAAATTTGGTTATTGCTTGATCATTGCTTGTCTGTCGGTAGGCAGGTATCTTGATGCTTAGTCATTATAAGATTTTACATTGTCATTTTTCATTTGGATATTTAAATTTTAAATTTTATCACATGTTCAGTCTTATTATCAAAAACGGCACGGTCATTGATGGCAGCGGCGAGAAAAGCATTAATGCGGATATCGCGATCGAGAATGGCCGGATAGTCGCTTTGGAAAAGTTGCCCGATGATGCGAAGGCGATAAAGGTCATTGACGCTTCGGGCAAGATCGTTTGTCCGGGATTTATTGATATCCTCGATCACTCCGACAGTTTTTGGACGCTTTTTACGATTCCGAGGCTTGATAGCAAGGTTATGCAGGGAGTGACAAGTATAATAGGCGGAAATTGCGGATCTTCGCTGGCTCCGATCATCGGAGAAAGTTCGGTTGCG
It encodes:
- a CDS encoding peptidylprolyl isomerase, producing MGEDENIPDKIAVIETKKGKIRLELFSKDAPKTVDNFVKLADSKFYDGTKFHRVFSDFMIQGGDPLSKDNDPANDGTGGPGYKFEDEINPWSLGLSEEVIKANEALGYGYDKNLQSHKVDVGSLAMANAGPNTNGSQFFIVTEKAQPHLDGRHTVFGRVIEGMDIARGIKQGDVMNRIYIEK
- a CDS encoding SAM-dependent methyltransferase, with the translated sequence MTLYVFLVVWIYIVLFYFVIKAFPAMIAVGPIPSQRKGIDMALGLAQIKKGERFYDLGCGDGRVLVEAVRKYGCIGIGYELVYPVMLYAKLRAKIAGVGGKTEFRCENLFSSDLENADVIFCFLTPELMEKIGVYIKQKKLKSGARIVSYAFAMKNYEPEKKIEHTRDNWNIYLYRPDIK
- the mraY gene encoding phospho-N-acetylmuramoyl-pentapeptide-transferase, which codes for MENPFVVMDVIRVFGILAISFIVAMALTPVLTHFLYKYKIGKQIRAEGDTPIFTELHKKKAGTPTMGGLLIWIVVAAIAIIFWAALSATGDPILEQINFLDRKQTYLPLGIMVLAGLVGALDDIMGVLKIGPKGGGLGIKDRILLYTFVAVVGAYWFYFKLGWDTIHIPAIGDFFIGFWYFPLFVFVIVATSFSMNETDGLDGLAGGVILPAFGALSAIAFSQGKVELAMFCAAIIGTLLAFLWFNVHPARFYMGDTGSMALGVTLGTIAMLTDSFLILPLICFILVMESVSVIIQLASKKIRKKKVFLSAPIHHHFEALGWPECKVTMRFWIIAWVMSAIGLVVGLLGMGK
- a CDS encoding aromatic amino acid transport family protein — its product is MFDKNYIYAITTLVGTTIGAGIFGLPYSARIAGFIPAAILLLVLGFITIVINLMYAEVTLRTKKNLRLVGYCGKYIGKKGRTFSSIIVLFSLYSNILVYIIIGGVFLNSILSPFFGGNDFTYGVVVFAIMSIFIYMNLKFLEIAEFLSVILILSTIFGIIFKTIPHIDPVNYYSYNVSESFFPFGVILFAMGALSAIPQMEHMIKTGQKRIKSAIIAGTLIPIAIYLIFMAAVFGATGENTTKDSLQGLFLLMGNSVVMLGNIFAVFAIVSSYLVIGVDLKETLQLDFRLGNGKAWFLACFIPFIPFVLGLRDFITVVNVAGSISGGLTGILIVILFYAAKKKGDSKPPYVIKIPRFASFLIILVFILGIASQFAYKTW
- a CDS encoding GDSL-type esterase/lipase family protein → MSKQILVFGDSVAYGAWDEAGGWVERLKCKINRKVISSDLEFYCDVYNLSIDGDHTGNLLKRFEFEVQQRTIEEETIIIFAIGINDSCFIKSRNAFLTPSGRFRENIEKLIGLSGLYDSKVIFLGFTPVDESKVDPVPLSRIGASYKNEYIKKYDNILRSVCLEKNTDFIGIYDEFCRTECKKFLFDGLHPNSGGHEKIYDIVNGYLERKKIV
- a CDS encoding VanZ family protein, which translates into the protein MIPKIDYEKLLKYWLPVFLWCSVIYYLSSIPDLKSDLPNRWDFILRKISHMMEYGILVFLAFRTFRQNMGFRRSLACAVVFSLTYALTDEYHQTFVGGRSGSFNDVFIDSLGIFMSVFLIDKKLINVSIKKEQDR